Genomic segment of Archangium lipolyticum:
CGCTGGAGCTCCCCGGAGAAGTCGTCCACCACCCGGTGATAGCTGACGATGAGGATACGGCGCCCGCCCGACTGGTGCCGTCTCCAGGCCGCCATGGCCTTGCGCAGCCCGGTGTGGTGGAACACACCCGCCGCCGCTGTTTTCATCGCCCGCCGCACCATTCCCCGCATGTCCATCGCTGCTTCCTCCCAGATGACGCCGCCGCCCATTCTCCGCGCCAGGAGTCTGCATACGCGATGCCAGCCGCACGGCGTGGACCTGCCTGGAAGATCGAGCCTCTGTTGACGGTAACTCCGTTCCCAATCACTACGTGCACGGGCACGGTCCGGTGCAAGCCGGGTGTCAGCGGGTGAAAGATCTTCCGTTTCGCGGAGGACAAGAGTCCCATTCACGCCCTCCCCGAGCCTCCACAAGCCCCGTGAGGGCCGCTGGTGTGGCCCACGAATTGAAAAAGGTTCCTCGGACCTCTCGCGTGGATCGCACCGGGAGAGCCCAGGCCGTGCCGTGGATTTTCCCTCCCCGGGCCACGGCTCGACCCTCCGCGTCGGAGCCCTCCGGGCGAGCCTCGGGCGGCCATGACCCCGCCCGGGGGTTCGGGCCTCGTCCTGGGGCCTCGTCTCCAGGCTCCTGACCAGGCTGCCGGGCCTGCTTTCGCTGGAGTGCGGGGGAGTTTCCAGTTACGAACGGTCCCGCCGATGGAAGCTCCCCCTGTAGCGCCTCCCGCGTTGGCCCTCCACGATGTCAGCAAGCGATATGGACGTCGCTGGGCTCTCGCGCGCCTCAGCTACACCCTTCCCCAGGGCCGCTCCCTGCTGCTCACGGGGCACAATGGCTCCGGAAAGACGACGCTGTTGCGGCTGGTGGCCACGGCGCTCTCCCCCACCCACGGCCGCGTGGAGGTGAGGGGCAAGGACTCCGTGCAGGAGCGGGAGACGGTGCGCCGCGAGGTGGCGCTCCTGTCACACGCGAGCTTCCTCTACGAGGACCTCACCGCCCACCAGAACCTGGTGGTGCTGGCGCGGCTGCTCGGCATGGACGGGCCCTCGGACGTGGCCGGCGAGCTGCTCACGAAGGTGGGGCTGACGAAGCGCTCGGACAGTCCGGTGCGCCAGTTCTCCGCGGGCATGCGCAAGCGCCTGGCCATCGCCCGGCTGCTGATGAAGTCCCCTGCCCTCGCGCTGTTGGACGAGCCCTTTGGCGAGCTGGATCCCTCGGGCATCCAGGACATGGAGAAGATCATCGGAGAGCTGAAGGACTCGGGTGTCACCGTGGTACTGGCCACGCACCTCATCGAGCAGGGCCTGGCCCTGTGCGAGGAGCGCCTGCACCTGCAGGAAGGCCGGGCGGTGGCGGCATGAAGCGCGTGCGTCCCATCTCCCTGCTGAAGACGGTGGGGGTGTTGCTGGCCAAGGATCTGCTGATCGAATGGCGCACCCGCGCGCGGCTCAACGCGCTCGTCTTCTTCGCGCTGGCCACGCTGCTGCTCTTCTCCTTCGCGGTGGGCCCGGACAGCAAGGTGCTGGCGCGCAACGCGGGCGGCTACCTGTGGCTGGCGCTGCTGTTCGCCAGCGTGCTCGCGCTGGGCGAGTCCTTCCGGGTGGAGCAGGAGAACCTCACCCTGGACGGGCTGCGGCTGGCCCCGGCGGACGCGCGCGCCATCTTCCTGTCCAAGGCCATGGGCAACGCGCTGCTGCTCATCGCCCTGGGCGCCCTGCTGATTCCGGTGATGGTGGCCCTCTACGGGGTGCAGGTGTCGATGGGGGTGGGAGCTTTCTTCACCACCCTGGTGCTCGGCTGCATGGCCATCAGCGCGCCGGGCACGGTGTATTCGGCCATCGCGAGCAATGCGCGGGCAAGAGATGTGCTGCTCCCGCTGTTGCTGTTCCCGCTCATCATTCCAGCGCTGCTCGCCGCCGCGAAGGCGACATCGCTCGTGTTGCAAGGTGACCCGATGAATCAGCTGGGCTCATGGTTTGGGCTGCTCTTCGGGTTCAATCTGATTTATTGGGGGTTGGGATTCGTCCTGTTCCCCCGGGTCATCGAGGATTGAGGTCATGAGCGGTGTCATGAACACGGTGCTGCAGACGGGCTCGGCGGCGGCGGCGCTGACGACGGTCGGTCTGGGAGTATGGCTGGGCCGCAAGTGGGCGCCTCCGGGCTCGCGCTTCAACGCGCGTCCGGTGCTGATCGGCATGACGGCGGCCACGCTGCTGCTGCTGGCGGTGGGCACGTACCTGGGACTGGTGTGGACGCCAGAGGACCGGGAGATGGGCCACGTCTACCGCATCATCTACGTCCACGTGCCAGCCATGTGGATGGCGATGCTGGCGCTGGTACTGAACTTCGGCCTGTGCGTGGCCTACCTCTTCAAGTCGAGCTGGAAGACGGACGCGCTGGCGGAGGCCTCCGGTGAGGTGGGCCTGCTCTTCGGCAGCTACGGACTGGTGCTGGGCGCCATCTGGGGCAAGCCGACGTGGGGCACGTACTGGGACTGGGATCCGCGGCTCACCGCCATGGCCATCATGCTGGTGACGTACGTGGCCTACATGGCGCTGCGCCGCTTCGTGGAGGACCCCGAGAAGCGGGCGGTGTGGAGCTCGGTGGTGGGCATCATCTCGTTCGTGAACCTGCCCATCGTGTGGTTCTCGGTGAAGTGGTGGCGCAGCCTGCACCAGGTGCAGTCGACGCCGAAGACGGTGGACCCGGACATGGTCTTGTCGCTGCGCGTCAATGCCTGGGCCTCGCTGATGATCCTCACCCTCTTCCTGCTGCACCGCTACCGGGTCGCCCTCGCCACGCGCGAGGCGGAGGTGGCGCTGCCCGAGGCGCTCCCCACGGACGCGCCGGCCCCGCGGAACGACCGCGCTTCGGAGGTTGCCTGACATGAGCACGGCACTGCACACGTACACGCTGCTCGCCCAGGTGGGCATGGGCCGCATCCAGGGTGGTTGGGAGTACATCTGGTCCGCCTACGGCATCGCCTGGGCGTCGCTTTCGCTGTATGCCCTGTCCCTCTGGCTGCGCCGGCCCGGCAAGGCCGCCAACGACGCGAAGGAGTGAGCCATGACTCAGCAGAACCGCAACCGCCTCATCGCCGTGGTGGCCCTGCTGGTGGCCGGAGCGGGCCTCGCCCTGGTGGCCTTCGGCAACATCGGTGAGAACCTCGTCTACTACTGGAGGCCCTCGGAGATGCTGGCCCAGGGCGAGAAGGCCTACGGCCCCACCATCCGCCTGGGTGGCCAGGTGAAGCCGGGCAGCATCCAGTGGAACGAGCAGCACACCACCTTGAACTTCGAGGTGATGGACAGCGAGCAGCCCGACGCGGCCCACGTGATGGTGCGCACCACGGAGGTGCCGCCGCAGATGTTCCGCGAGCGCATCGGCGTGGTGGTGGAGGGCACCTTCGACAAGTCGCGGGTGTTCCAGGGCAGCCGACTCATGGTGAACCACTCCAACGAGTACCGCGCGCCGAAGACGGATGACGACGTGAAGAAGATGTTCGAGGAGATGCAGAAGCAGGAAGCCACCACGGCGGCTGTGAGGAACCCGTGAACGGAACGCTCGGATACGGGCTGGTGCTCGGCGGGCTCGCGTTCGCGAGCTTCGGAGCGCTGGTCGGCCTGGTGGGCGGGCTGCGCCGCGACGACGCGGCGTTCCCCTGGGTGATGCGGTGCGTGTACGGCTTCTTCGCCTGCATGCTCGGCGCCAACGTGGTGATGGAGTGGGCGCTGCTCACCAACGACTTCAGCGTGAAGTACGTGGCGCAGGTGGGCAGCCTGGCCACGCCCACGGTCTTCAAGATCGTCTCGCTGTGGAGCGCGCTCGAGGGCTCCATCCTCTTCTGGGGCCTCATCATGGGCAGCTACGTGCTGGCCTTCGCGCTGGTGCACCGGCGCGAGCACGCGCGTTACATGTCCCTGGCGCTGGGCACGATGCTGGCGGTGGGCGTGTTCTTCACCTTCCTCATCGCCGGACCGGCCAACCCGTTCCACGCGATGTCGCCGGTGCCGTCGGACGGGCCGGGCCCCAACGCGCTGCTGCAGAACCACTACCTGATGGTCATCCACCCGCCCATGTTGTACCTGGGCTACGTGGGTATGACGGTGCCCTTCGGCATCGCCGTGGCCGCGCTGCTGCGCGGGGAGATGGGCGATGCGTGGATGGCGCCCCTGCGCCGCTGGACGCTGGTGGCGTGGCTGTTCCTGTCCGTGGGCATCATCCTCGGCTCGTGGTGGGCGTACGCGGTGCTGGGCTGGGGCGGCTACTGGGCGTGGGATCCGGTGGAGAACGCGTCCTTCCTGCCGTGGTTGACGTCCACCGCGTTCATGCACTCCACGCTGGTGCACGAGCGCAAGAAGATGCTGAAGCTGTGGACGCTGAGCCTGGTGTTGAGCAGCTTCGTGCTGACCATCCTGGGCACGTTCATGACGCGAAGCGGCATCTTCAACTCGGTGCACAGCTTCACGCAGTCGGACATCGGCCCGACGTTCCTGGTGTTCATCGCGGTGCTGCTGTTCGTGTCCATCGCGCTGCTGGCCACGCGCGGGCACCTGCTGGTGGCCGAGAGCGAGCTCAAGTCGCTGATGTCGCGCGAGGCGACGATCCTGGTGAACAACCTGGTGTTCGTGGCCATCACCTTCACGGTGCTGCTGGGCACGCTCTACCCGCTCATCTCCGAGGCGGTTCGCGGGGTGCGGGTGAGCGTGGGCGAGCCGTACTTCAACAAGATGGCGGTGCCCGGCGGCATCATGGTGCTGTTCCTGATGGGCGTGGGCCCGATGCTGCCGTGGGGCAGCGCGGATCCGAAGACGGTGCGCGATCGCTTCTGGATTCCGGCGGCGGTGGGCGTGGCGGTGGTGGGCGCGTGCCTGCTGGGAGGCCTGAGGGGCTTCTACCCGCTGCTGACCTTCGGACTGGCGGGCTTCGTGACGGTCATCACCCTGCGTGAGCTGGCGCTGCCGGTGAAGGTGCGCATGAGCGAGCGCAAAGAGGGCTTCGTCACGGCGCTGGTGGGCAGCGCGACGAAGGCGCGGCGGCGCTTCGGCGGCTACATCGTGCACCTGGGGATCGTGATGATCCTCGTGGCGGTGGGAGCGTCGCAGGCGTACGTGACGCACACCTCGGGCACGGTGCGCGTGGGCCAGACGATGAAGGTGGGCGAGTACCAGGTGAAGTACCTGGGACTGACGAGTGGGCAGGAGCCGCACCGCACGTTCGTGGCCACGCGGGTCGAGGTGACGGCGCCGGACGGATCGGTGAACGAGCTGGCGCCGCGGATGAACTACTACGAGCGCATGACGGATCCGGTGGGAACGCCGGCGGTGCGCACGACGGCGAAGGAAGACCTGTACCTGTCGCTGATGGCGTTCTCCGAGGAGCGGGGCACGGCGAGCTTCAACGCGTGGGTGTTCCCGCTGGTGGGGTGGATCTGGTGGAGCATCCCGGTGCTGGTGCTGGGGACGCTGATCGCGCTGTGGCCGTCGAGGAAGGCGCGGGCGGTGGCCGGGACGGAGACACCGGCGGCGGGAGCCTCGCCCGAGTCTGGCGGTGAGATGAACCGGGGTGCGGCATGAACTGGCGCGTCACGCTGAGCTTCGTCGTCCTGTGCCTGGGGCTGCTGCTGGTGCTCAACAAGGGCTTCGGGAGGGATCCGCACGAGGTGCCCTTCATGCTGAAGGGCAAACCGGCGCCGGCGTTCGGGCTGAGGTCGCTGAACGACGGGCAGCTGGTGAAGCTGGAGCAGTTCAAGGGCCGGCCGGTGGTGATCAACTTCTGGGCGTCGTGGTGCGGGCCCTGCAAGATGGAGCACCCGGTGCTCGAGTGGGGGGCGAGGGAGTTCAGCGGCCAGGCGGTGTTCCTGGGAGTCATCTTCGAGGACACCGAGGACAACGCGAGACAGTTCCTGTCGCAGATGGGGGCGAGCTTCCCGCAGCTGATGGATCCACGCTCGCAGATGGCGGTGGACTACGGGGTGGCGGGAGTACCGGAGACGTACTTCATCGACGCGCAGGGGACGATCCGGGGCAAGCACGTGGGACCGATCGACCCCCAATCGTTGGCGAACTGGATCCGGGAGCTCTCGACGAGCGCCCCCACGGCGAGACAATAAACACACCAACCCCTCTCCCTCCGGGAGAGGGACGGGGTGAGGGTATCCCGCCCCCCGGGTTGACCCCGCGAAAAACCCCCTCTCCCTCTGGGAGAGGGCTGGGGTGAGGGTCATCACCGAAATCCAGTACACTCCGCGCGGGAACAACCGGGAGCACCGAGGGCCCGGGAGCAGGAGGCCGTAACCCATGCGGTGCAAGGAGTGCGGAGAGCGAGCGCAGGATCCCACCCTGCGATACTGCGAGAACTGTGGGGCGAAGATGCCCACGCCGCCGCCCGGGAGCATCCGCCGGACATCCACCGGAACCACGGCGGTGCAGACGACGGGGCGCTCGAGGAGCACGTCGACGGCGAGGGCCGTCCAAGCCCGAGACGAAGCCGAGGACACGAACCCAGGCCCGCGCCGGGTACGCGTGGACGACGCGGACGAGCACACGGATCCAGGGAGACCCGCGGCCCCCCCATACGACGGGCCGCTCTGGCTGGCGCACGTCCCGGGACACTCGCCGAGCGTGCTGGGAGTGGGCCTGCTGGGGATAGCACTGGTGCTCGGCATCCTGCCCTTCTTCGCGAGCGTGGGAGCGCTCAGCGCATTGGCGGTCGTCGCGGGAGGGTGGCTGGTCACAGCGCGGGAGATGCGTGCGGCGGGCGCGAGGCACGGGCTGGTGGACTGGGTACCGGACTCGCTGCTGCACCCGGCGGTGCCGGCGGTGTACACGGTGCTGACGGTGGGGCTGGCGATCCGGATGCTGGGCATCGGCCTGACGCCGCTGCTGTGGCTGGGGGGAGCGGGGCTGATCGGCTACGACCAGTACCGCAAGGTGTACGCGGGAGAGAGCGGGTGGAGCCGCCTCTTCGAGCCGCGCCAGCTGGTGCGCGGCACGTCGGGGTTGGCGCTCGGGGGCGTGGTGCTGTGCCTGGTGTCGCTGTTCCTCACCTGGACGCCGGGGAGGAGCTACTCGGGGCCGGTGCCGACGCCCCAGGGACCTCCGGGGCTGCAGGTGGTGGACGCGCCGCGCCCGTCGGACGACGTCGTCTACAGCCTCCTGGCCGAGGCCTACGACAAGGGCTGGGACAAGCCGCTGGCGGAGATGGTGGAGTTGCTGCTCCTGGCGGTGCTGGCGCTGCTGGCGCTGCGCCCGGAGGTGGCCCGGCCGGGCTGGCTGCGCTTCGCCCCCCTCGCGGTGGTGGTGATCGGCCTGGTCTGGACGCTCGCGTGCGGCGCACTGCTGGCGGGGCCCCTGCTGTTCATCGGAGGGCTGGCCGCGGTGGGCTTCGCCGGGGTGTACCAGGCCTTCACGCGCGAGGCGTGACGCCGGGAGCGAGCCCGGCGCCCGCCACCGAGCCGCTAGTGGCCCTCGGGCTTCGACTTCCCGCAGGTCTTGTCGCAGGACTGGGTGCTGGACTGGAGCTTCTCCGCGCAGCGGTTCACACAGGTCCGGGTCTTCTCCTTCTCGGCATCCGTGGTCCCCGACTTCGGACAGGTCTCGACACACGCGTTCATGGCCGAGTTGGCCTTCATCAGGCACTGGCCCCTGCACTCATCCGGAGTCTGCTTGCCAGCCGCCGCGGCCGGCAGCGCCAGCAGCACTCCACCGACGAGCATCGCACCCCACCACGAGGTCTTCCTCACTCGATTCATGGCTCGCACATCCTCCTGATGAAACGTTTGCCGCGAGGATAGGAGGGCACGCCCCCCTCAGGGAAGCGAACCGGCGGGAGAGGCCCTCGAGGAGCCACTCCCGCGCGGGTGAAGCGCTACTGCCCGCCCGTGGGAGCCTCGGTGTTGATCGCGTCGAACCGCACCGCGGAGCAGAAACCAACGGGCTGACATGGAGCGGCTCGGGGTAGAGTGACGCCCATGGCCTCCATCCAGTTCCTCGGCGCGGCGGGCACCGTCACCGGCTCCAAGTTCCTCCTCGAGCACCAGGGCAAGAGGGTCCTCGTCGACTGCGGTCTCTTCCAGGGGCGCAAGGAGCTGCGCCAGCGCAACTGGCACGCCCTGCCCGTCCCCGCCCGGAGCCTCGACGCCATCGTCCTCACGCACGCCCACATCGATCACACGGGCGGCCTGCCCCGCGTGGTGCGTGACGGCTTCCACGGGCCCGTCTACTGCACCTCGGGCACGAGGGACCTGTCCGCGCTGCTCCTCCCGGACTCGGCGCACCTCCAGGAGGAAGAGGCCCGCTACGCCAACAAGGAGGGCTACTCGAAGCACCGCCCCGCCCTCCCCCTCTACTCGGTGGAGGACGCGCAGCGCGCGCTGAAGCTCTTCGAGACCTTCGGCTACGAGCGCACCCGGGAGATCCTCCCCGGCATCACCCTCACCTTCTACCGGGCGGGCCACATCCTGGGCTCGGCGGTGTGCGTGTTCCACCTGGAGCGCACCAACCAGCGCGTGGTGTTCAGCGGCGATCTGGGCCGCTACCACGCACCCATCCTGAGGGATCCTCAGACGGTCCGCTCGGCCACCACGCTCCTGGTGGAGAGCACCTACGGCGACCGCGAGCACGCGGAGACGCGCCCCGTGGACGCGCTGTGCGAGGCCGTGAACGCGGCCGTCGAGCGCAAGGGCATGGTCGTCATCCCCGCCTTCTCCATCGGGCGCACGCAGGAGCTGCTCTACCACCTGGGCAACCTGGAGCGGGCGCGGCGCATCCCGGAGCTGGATGTGTTCGTGGACTCGCCCATGGCGTGCGACGCCACGCCCATCTACCTGGCGCACGCGGAGGAGCATGATCTGGACATGTCCGCCATCGTGGAGCGTGGTGGGTCTCCGCTGGCCACGAAGCGCACGCGCTTCATCACCTCGCCGAAGGAGAGCCAGCGGATCAACCAGTTCGAGGGCCCGGGCATCATCATCTCCGCCTCGGGCATGGCCACCGGGGGCCGCATCCTCCACCACCTGAAGCACCGGCTGCCGGATCCGCGCAACACGGTGCTCTTCGTGGGCTACCAGTCCGAGGGCTCGCGCGGCCGGCGCATGCTGGACGGCGAGAAGGAGATCAAGATCCACGGGCAGATGGTGCGGGTGGAGGCGGAGCTCCGCACGGTGAGCGGCTTCTCCGCGCACGCGGACTGGACGGAGATGCTGCGCTGGATGGACGGCTTCGAGGCCCCGCCGCGCCAGACACTGCTCGTCCACGGCGAGCCCTCGGCCCTTCAGGCGCTGAAGGGCCGCGTCGAGGCGCGCGGCTGGCCGGCCTACGTGCCCGGGTACATGGAGAAGGTCGAGCTGGCGGAGTAAGACCTTCTCCCCGCCCTCTCACTCGCCCCGGACGTAGGTGCGGGTCGTCCCGCCCTGCTCGGCGATGGTGAGGGCCGGCTTGCCATTGGGGTCCGTGGTCGGGTTCACGGTCCACGTCAGGACGCCGATGTTCGGAGTGAAGTCCGCGTTCGACGAGGGGCTGCAGAAGTTCTCGCGGCGGCCGATCTTGAACTCCGGCGTCACCGTCACCTGGCCATTGGCGCCCCACTGCACGCGCCCTGAGTGGTAGGTGTAGAGCCGCAGGTAGCACGACGTCTTGAAGTTGATGCGGGTGCGGTACAGGCTGGAGAACTCGTAGCGGCCGTTGGGCAGGAAGCGCACGTAGTAGCCGTCGAGGTCATCGGGTGCGCTGATGATCCACGAGCGCGCCTTGCTGTCGTAGTACCCGCCCCTCCGGATGAGGCCACTGTAGAAGGCGCCCTCCACCGGGCCGCCCTGCGTGCCCTTCCCTGTGTTCGGAGCGGGGGCCGCGGCCTCGGGCTGCCGCGCGGGCTCGGACGGCTGGCCTCCCAGCTTCAGCTCCAGGTTGACGCTCGCGGGCGGAGACACCTGGGCGTAGGCGCCATTCTGCGTCTGGGCGCCCACCAGATCCGCCGCGTCGATCTCCTTGTTTCCGTTCAGATCCTTCCAGGCGATGACCTGGTAGCTCCCCGGGGCCACGTTCTGGATGGAGAAGGACCCCGAGCGGCCGCTCTCCGCCACCTGGGCCGAGTAGGTCGGATCGCCGCAGCCGCCGCCGGCCGGGACGCAGGCGATGACGAGCGTGCCCTTCACGTCCTGGCCCTTGGGAGCCGTCACCTTGCCAGACAAGGAGGACCCGCCGCCGGACCCGCCGCCCGTGAGCAGCCCACCGCCCCCGTGGACCTTCATCTGGATGTTGATGTTCCTGGCGGGCGCGGTGACCATCGCCATCTCCTGCCCGCCCTGCTTCTGGCTCGAATAGAAGCCGAGCAGGTCTCCCGCGTCGATCTCCCCGTTCTTGTTGAGATCCTTCCAGGCCATCACGAACCGGCGCTCCGACGGCACATTCAGAAGCTCGAACGTGTGCTGCTGACCGTGCTCGACGTCGAAGAGGAGCCCGACGGCGGTCTCCTGGACACACTCGGCCTTGGGGCTCATCTTGCACGCCA
This window contains:
- the ccmA gene encoding heme ABC exporter ATP-binding protein CcmA, which encodes MEAPPVAPPALALHDVSKRYGRRWALARLSYTLPQGRSLLLTGHNGSGKTTLLRLVATALSPTHGRVEVRGKDSVQERETVRREVALLSHASFLYEDLTAHQNLVVLARLLGMDGPSDVAGELLTKVGLTKRSDSPVRQFSAGMRKRLAIARLLMKSPALALLDEPFGELDPSGIQDMEKIIGELKDSGVTVVLATHLIEQGLALCEERLHLQEGRAVAA
- a CDS encoding heme exporter protein CcmB, with product MKRVRPISLLKTVGVLLAKDLLIEWRTRARLNALVFFALATLLLFSFAVGPDSKVLARNAGGYLWLALLFASVLALGESFRVEQENLTLDGLRLAPADARAIFLSKAMGNALLLIALGALLIPVMVALYGVQVSMGVGAFFTTLVLGCMAISAPGTVYSAIASNARARDVLLPLLLFPLIIPALLAAAKATSLVLQGDPMNQLGSWFGLLFGFNLIYWGLGFVLFPRVIED
- the ccsA gene encoding cytochrome c biogenesis protein CcsA, translating into MTAATLLLLAVGTYLGLVWTPEDREMGHVYRIIYVHVPAMWMAMLALVLNFGLCVAYLFKSSWKTDALAEASGEVGLLFGSYGLVLGAIWGKPTWGTYWDWDPRLTAMAIMLVTYVAYMALRRFVEDPEKRAVWSSVVGIISFVNLPIVWFSVKWWRSLHQVQSTPKTVDPDMVLSLRVNAWASLMILTLFLLHRYRVALATREAEVALPEALPTDAPAPRNDRASEVA
- a CDS encoding cytochrome c maturation protein CcmE; this encodes MTQQNRNRLIAVVALLVAGAGLALVAFGNIGENLVYYWRPSEMLAQGEKAYGPTIRLGGQVKPGSIQWNEQHTTLNFEVMDSEQPDAAHVMVRTTEVPPQMFRERIGVVVEGTFDKSRVFQGSRLMVNHSNEYRAPKTDDDVKKMFEEMQKQEATTAAVRNP
- a CDS encoding heme lyase CcmF/NrfE family subunit, producing MNGTLGYGLVLGGLAFASFGALVGLVGGLRRDDAAFPWVMRCVYGFFACMLGANVVMEWALLTNDFSVKYVAQVGSLATPTVFKIVSLWSALEGSILFWGLIMGSYVLAFALVHRREHARYMSLALGTMLAVGVFFTFLIAGPANPFHAMSPVPSDGPGPNALLQNHYLMVIHPPMLYLGYVGMTVPFGIAVAALLRGEMGDAWMAPLRRWTLVAWLFLSVGIILGSWWAYAVLGWGGYWAWDPVENASFLPWLTSTAFMHSTLVHERKKMLKLWTLSLVLSSFVLTILGTFMTRSGIFNSVHSFTQSDIGPTFLVFIAVLLFVSIALLATRGHLLVAESELKSLMSREATILVNNLVFVAITFTVLLGTLYPLISEAVRGVRVSVGEPYFNKMAVPGGIMVLFLMGVGPMLPWGSADPKTVRDRFWIPAAVGVAVVGACLLGGLRGFYPLLTFGLAGFVTVITLRELALPVKVRMSERKEGFVTALVGSATKARRRFGGYIVHLGIVMILVAVGASQAYVTHTSGTVRVGQTMKVGEYQVKYLGLTSGQEPHRTFVATRVEVTAPDGSVNELAPRMNYYERMTDPVGTPAVRTTAKEDLYLSLMAFSEERGTASFNAWVFPLVGWIWWSIPVLVLGTLIALWPSRKARAVAGTETPAAGASPESGGEMNRGAA
- a CDS encoding TlpA family protein disulfide reductase, which produces MNWRVTLSFVVLCLGLLLVLNKGFGRDPHEVPFMLKGKPAPAFGLRSLNDGQLVKLEQFKGRPVVINFWASWCGPCKMEHPVLEWGAREFSGQAVFLGVIFEDTEDNARQFLSQMGASFPQLMDPRSQMAVDYGVAGVPETYFIDAQGTIRGKHVGPIDPQSLANWIRELSTSAPTARQ
- a CDS encoding zinc ribbon domain-containing protein, which encodes MRCKECGERAQDPTLRYCENCGAKMPTPPPGSIRRTSTGTTAVQTTGRSRSTSTARAVQARDEAEDTNPGPRRVRVDDADEHTDPGRPAAPPYDGPLWLAHVPGHSPSVLGVGLLGIALVLGILPFFASVGALSALAVVAGGWLVTAREMRAAGARHGLVDWVPDSLLHPAVPAVYTVLTVGLAIRMLGIGLTPLLWLGGAGLIGYDQYRKVYAGESGWSRLFEPRQLVRGTSGLALGGVVLCLVSLFLTWTPGRSYSGPVPTPQGPPGLQVVDAPRPSDDVVYSLLAEAYDKGWDKPLAEMVELLLLAVLALLALRPEVARPGWLRFAPLAVVVIGLVWTLACGALLAGPLLFIGGLAAVGFAGVYQAFTREA
- a CDS encoding MBL fold metallo-hydrolase, encoding MASIQFLGAAGTVTGSKFLLEHQGKRVLVDCGLFQGRKELRQRNWHALPVPARSLDAIVLTHAHIDHTGGLPRVVRDGFHGPVYCTSGTRDLSALLLPDSAHLQEEEARYANKEGYSKHRPALPLYSVEDAQRALKLFETFGYERTREILPGITLTFYRAGHILGSAVCVFHLERTNQRVVFSGDLGRYHAPILRDPQTVRSATTLLVESTYGDREHAETRPVDALCEAVNAAVERKGMVVIPAFSIGRTQELLYHLGNLERARRIPELDVFVDSPMACDATPIYLAHAEEHDLDMSAIVERGGSPLATKRTRFITSPKESQRINQFEGPGIIISASGMATGGRILHHLKHRLPDPRNTVLFVGYQSEGSRGRRMLDGEKEIKIHGQMVRVEAELRTVSGFSAHADWTEMLRWMDGFEAPPRQTLLVHGEPSALQALKGRVEARGWPAYVPGYMEKVELAE